Within Spinacia oleracea cultivar Varoflay chromosome 4, BTI_SOV_V1, whole genome shotgun sequence, the genomic segment ATCGACACCAGCACCCGTAGAACCATCATCACCAAGCTCATCACAATCGTAGGCATCACCAGCATCAGGACCACGAGGAGCAGGAGAAGGAGACTTAGGAGGAGGAGCAGGAGTAGGGGACTTCGGAGGGGACTTCAGAGGAGACTTCAGAGGGGACTTTAGAGGTTGATTGACAACTTCATCATACCCCTTTACGGAGTCGGAACGGGTCTTTGAATCAGAAGTTGTTTCATATTCATCATTCCAATAATGCCAAGGTGTTTTACGTGCACGCCACCTTTTAGCCTCGTTGCTATAGGAGTGATTCCCGTTGCAAGTTTTTGGAATATCACAGTATGGATCCGAGCACTCATACGATTCAGATTGAGATGGGGACTTTCCGTCACCACTATCAACAAATACAACATCAGGATCGAGATTATCCATCctagaaaacaaaataaaaaatcaaaactaaatctaatcataaattaacaaactttgaCCCCCCTGATAGATCACTTTGAAACCAATGAATTTACAAGGAAAAAGACAACGAATTTAGTGGAATTTATGTTTAATAGTGGAGTTGCATGTTTAATCCCCCAACTTAGAAATCCCACAAAAATTTGTAACCTCTGCCAATCCCCCATACAAAGCCCCCAGCTTACAAATCCCTCCAAAATGAAACCTCAGCCACGTACATACGGGTAAATCAttagagaaaaaaaataaacatgtgGCTTCAAAAAATCATTAATTTTACAATAATTAATCACTCATAAAAAACCCAAAATTATGAACACGATTATACCTAAGAAACTTCTGAAAAGTCTTGCGGAAATGAACTCACATATGATTTTTGACACGGAAAACGAAATTATtcgcaaaacaaaaataaagaacataaacataaaaaaaattacccagatttgataatttgagaggagagagaagttgAATGTAGAGATAGAAAGTTAAAATTTCTCAAAATTGCTTGAGGGCTTTTGATCGGGATGATGTTTAGTCCAGGAAACTACAGATATTTCTCAAAAACTCTTAAAGAAAAACTCAGATTTTGAAGAGAGAGAGGGGGGAGTTCTTGTTCTTCGATGTTTACAAGACAGGAAGAGATGAAGGAAGAGATGAatgtgaggagagagaggatGATTATGTGACTGTGTGTAATTATAGGTCAGTTGGTCAAAGAAACCAACGGCAGAAGTTGGAAATGGTAAACAAATTCAATGTGTTGAAAATATTTGaccaatgaaaaacaaaagctggcccaaaaaataatacaataacAGTTTTATATAAGGAAATATTCTCTTatgtaaaaaacattttgaaaTGCCTAAAAAGGAATAcgtcaaaaacaaaaagagacggagggagtattattgaTGGGGAAAATATAATATGTTGTCTTGTTATACGTGGGCATACACCTATATTTATAATACAAACTAGATCTCCTACTATTCATAAGTTTCCTAATTCATATAGACTTCTATCTTATATCATATAGCCTagttataacataactctactaTATTCGATATTCTATCATATAGGATAACCGCGTTATCCTCAATAATGTTGGAACTTTCTTTCTGACACAACTTTGGTTAACATGTCTGATAGGTTCACATTTGTATGCACCTTCATAAAAGACATACTACCTTCCTCTTTACATCTCGAACAAAATGATATCTCAGATCTATATGCTTGGTACGAGCATGATGACCCTGATTCTTAGCCAAATGAATTGCACTTTGGCTGTCACATGCAACTCAGATTCACACATTCCTACTTCAACCCCAAATCATCTAGAAGTCCCCACAACCAAAATGCTTCCTTGACTCCTTCTGCCATAGCCATGTACTCGACCTCTGTAGTAGATAGAGCCACGGTGGTTTATAACATTGATTGCCAACTAATTGGAGCACCAtgtattttaaacacataaccAGTAGTAGACGTCGTTTATGTAGATCATCAGTATAATCAGAATCGACAAAACCATTTACCTGACATGTATCTTCACTAAAGCACAGACCCGTTTCAACAGTACCCTTTAAGTACCTTAAAACCCATTTCACAGCTTCCTAATGTGCATTTTCCGGATTCGCCATGAATCTACTGACAACACTAACCGCTTGTGAAATATCTGGACGTGTACACACCATGGTGTACATTAAACTTCCAACTGCACTAGCATAAGGTATATTATCCATGTATGTCTTATCTTCCGCTTTAGTGGGAGATTGTTTACCAAAGAGTCTAAAATGTTGAGCCAATGGAGTTATCACCAACTTAGAACCTTTCATCCCAAACATTTCAATAACTCGCTCAATGTAGCCTTTCTGGCTCAAgaataattttcgattttatcTATCTCTTCTAATCTACATACCTAGTATTTTATTTGCAGTGCCCAAATCTTTCGTCTCAAACTCTTCACAGAGTTGAGTTTTGAAACTATTTATCTCCACCTTGCTTTTTGAAGCAATAAGTATGTCGTCCACATACAATAAAAGATAAATATAATTACCTCCACGAAGTTTATGAATGTATACCGAACAATCATAATTACTTCTAGAAAACCCATGCTTTAACATAAAGGAATCAAATCTCTTGTAACACCGCCGAGAagattgcttcaatccata encodes:
- the LOC110784052 gene encoding uncharacterized protein isoform X2 gives rise to the protein MDNLDPDVVFVDSGDGKSPSQSESYECSDPYCDIPKTCNGNHSYSNEAKRWRARKTPWHYWNDEYETTSDSKTRSDSVKGYDEVVNQPLKSPLKSPLKSPPKSPTPAPPPKSPSPAPRGPDAGDAYDCDELGDDGSTGAGVDGHTSDGCQSQTRLIDPVLSLPASFLSKSQMSILTRSGLLSLRCL
- the LOC110784052 gene encoding uncharacterized protein isoform X1, whose translation is MDNLDPDVVFVDSGDGKSPSQSESYECSDPYCDIPKTCNGNHSYSNEAKRWRARKTPWHYWNDEYETTSDSKTRSDSVKGYDEVVNQPLKSPLKSPLKSPPKSPTPAPPPKSPSPAPRGPDAGDAYDCDELGDDGSTGAGVDGHTSDGCQSQTARLIDPVLSLPASFLSKSQMSILTRSGLLSLRCL